A part of Aquaspirillum sp. LM1 genomic DNA contains:
- the tolB gene encoding Tol-Pal system beta propeller repeat protein TolB, with translation MLHRLSHAVFSSLVLMLACLPARADMTIEIVGGGANRHVLALPAFAAEASVNGGITPIIRSDLSRSGAFKVLEPGAVAQAPSTPGEIDYPAWQGAGAMSLAVGRVSVAGGQLSVEFNLMDAAQRKRLTGGTLTVPVSDSRAAAHQIADMIYQAITGERGVFSTQIAYVLKAGRNYQLQVADADGAGAQTLLRSAEPIISPSWSPDGSRLAYVSFESKKPVVYVHSLANGARQAVAAFKGSNSAPAWSADGSRLAVVLTRDGNSQIYAVPVGGGEAVRLSQSQGIDTEPDYAPDGSRILFTSDRAGSPQVYSMPASGGSASRVTFEGNYNVSPNFAPDGKSFTFIRREGGRYRVMVHDFATGQANAVTDTAHDESPSFAPNGKMILYASEQGGRGVLYTVTRDGLTKTRLATLGGDVQEPAWGPYPR, from the coding sequence ATGCTGCATCGCCTGTCGCACGCTGTATTCAGCAGCCTGGTGCTGATGCTGGCCTGCCTGCCAGCCCGAGCCGACATGACCATTGAAATTGTTGGCGGCGGAGCCAACCGCCATGTGCTGGCGCTGCCCGCCTTTGCCGCCGAAGCCAGCGTCAACGGCGGCATCACCCCAATCATTCGCAGCGACCTGAGCCGCTCTGGCGCATTCAAGGTGCTCGAACCCGGCGCAGTGGCACAAGCGCCCAGCACACCGGGCGAAATTGACTACCCCGCCTGGCAAGGCGCGGGCGCGATGAGCCTGGCAGTTGGTCGGGTCAGCGTGGCCGGTGGGCAATTGTCGGTGGAATTCAATCTGATGGACGCCGCCCAGCGCAAGCGCCTGACCGGCGGCACGCTGACCGTACCCGTAAGCGACAGCCGCGCTGCCGCCCACCAGATTGCCGACATGATCTATCAGGCGATTACCGGCGAGCGCGGAGTGTTTTCCACCCAGATTGCCTATGTGCTGAAAGCCGGGCGCAACTACCAGCTGCAAGTGGCCGACGCCGATGGGGCCGGCGCACAAACCCTGCTGCGCTCAGCAGAACCCATCATCTCGCCCAGCTGGAGCCCGGATGGCAGCCGGCTGGCGTATGTGTCGTTTGAAAGCAAAAAGCCGGTGGTCTACGTGCACTCGCTGGCCAACGGTGCCCGCCAGGCCGTGGCCGCGTTCAAGGGCAGCAACTCGGCCCCGGCCTGGAGCGCCGACGGCAGCCGGCTGGCCGTGGTGCTGACCCGCGACGGCAACTCGCAGATTTACGCCGTGCCGGTGGGCGGTGGAGAAGCCGTGCGACTGAGCCAGAGCCAGGGCATCGACACCGAACCGGATTATGCCCCCGACGGCAGCCGCATCCTGTTCACCTCCGACCGTGCCGGCAGCCCGCAGGTATACAGCATGCCCGCCAGTGGCGGCAGCGCCAGCCGGGTGACATTTGAAGGCAATTACAATGTTTCGCCGAACTTTGCTCCGGATGGCAAGTCTTTTACCTTTATCCGCCGCGAAGGCGGGCGCTATCGGGTGATGGTGCACGACTTCGCCACCGGCCAGGCCAATGCGGTCACCGACACCGCCCACGACGAATCGCCCAGCTTTGCCCCCAATGGCAAGATGATTTTGTATGCGTCGGAACAGGGTGGGCGCGGTGTGCTGTACACCGTCACCCGTGACGGGCTGACCAAAACCCGGCTGGCCACCCTCGGTGGCGACGTGCAGGAACCCGCCTGGGGGCCTTACCCCCGCTGA
- a CDS encoding efflux RND transporter permease subunit, with translation MKLAELSIRRHVLAYMLSAVLILFGLIAYQKIGVDRYPNIEQPVVSISTALTGATPEVMDSSVTQVIESAVNSVPGIDSIESTSQPGRSSVKITFNLNKNIDVAFNEVQVKVNQAQRRLPDEVDIPVVSKTDANGSPIVWLALTGDRTQKQLYTYANNVVKKQLETVDGVGEVVLRGRGARVIRVELDPVKLAGFNLTPVEVKAAFGREHLQQPGGTVVTGSRELLVNLDLEFKSVRALQDLVVAWRGGGAIRLADVAQVIDGEGDLRSLTRFNGKPAVLVGIVRVANSNTVALSDAVVQRVEQHIRPALPPGITLTLAANDASFVVEMIDALKDHLFEGTLLAGLIVWLFLRSLRSTLIISLAIPVSLLGAVAVMYFLGYTFNTVTLLGLLLLIGVVVDDAIVVLENIHRLREAGHDNPIEAAILGSQQVVFAVIAATLSLVAIFVPVAFLGGIVGRLFNSFALVVASGVLVSLFVSVTLTPMLCSRFLKVEKQHGRLYTTLESGFRWLEDGYRQVLDWTLRHRGKVLLAAVLTIVASVGVFMLLKAEFLPEEDESRFLINIKTPIGASIHYNDSKSREVEAILLRHREVRNLLTIIGGVSGSQVNQTTFVVRLIPRHARSLRQGELLAMVRKELSAVPGIRASAFPIPRVGESRGGKLQFAVVGPNLQEVAQYADALMRQLGRQPSIGRLDIDLDLEQPQLSFDIDRAAAARVGVSTESIASALNLLTAGSNVAKFSDGDGERYDVRVKAADLAIGRAEDLNAIYLRSQNGELVRLDAVVRVKRTLGPTVIARQNLQYAANLKGSPSVALAEAVQTVQAAAAETLPPGYRVEMQGEARELAQGGGQAGFIFGLASLLLYMILASQFNSFVQPAIIMLAEPLAVVGGLLLLWLTGHTLNVYSMIGLILLIGLVAKNSILLVDVTNQFRADGYAVDAALKASCPLRLRPVLMTSLTVILAMLPAALGFGAGAETNGPLAVAVIGGMISSTLLTLAVVPAAYSLLEGRRMPSA, from the coding sequence ATGAAGCTGGCCGAACTGTCCATTCGCCGTCATGTGCTGGCGTACATGCTGTCGGCGGTGCTGATTCTGTTTGGCCTGATTGCCTACCAGAAAATCGGCGTTGACCGTTATCCCAATATCGAACAGCCGGTGGTGTCCATCAGCACGGCATTGACCGGGGCCACGCCCGAGGTGATGGACAGCAGCGTCACCCAGGTGATCGAATCGGCGGTGAATAGCGTGCCGGGCATCGACAGCATTGAATCCACCTCGCAACCTGGGCGCTCCAGCGTCAAGATTACCTTCAATCTGAACAAAAACATCGATGTGGCCTTCAACGAAGTGCAGGTCAAGGTCAATCAGGCGCAACGCCGGCTGCCCGACGAGGTGGATATCCCGGTGGTGTCGAAAACCGACGCCAACGGCAGCCCGATTGTCTGGCTGGCGCTGACCGGCGACCGCACGCAAAAGCAGCTGTATACCTACGCCAATAATGTGGTGAAAAAACAGCTGGAAACCGTCGATGGCGTGGGCGAGGTGGTGCTGCGCGGGCGCGGCGCGCGGGTGATCCGGGTGGAGCTGGATCCGGTCAAGCTGGCCGGCTTCAACCTGACACCGGTGGAAGTGAAGGCGGCGTTTGGCCGCGAGCATTTGCAGCAGCCGGGCGGCACGGTAGTGACCGGCAGCCGCGAGCTGCTGGTCAATCTGGACCTGGAGTTCAAGTCGGTGCGCGCCCTGCAGGATCTGGTGGTGGCCTGGCGCGGCGGTGGGGCCATTCGCCTGGCCGATGTGGCGCAGGTGATCGACGGCGAGGGCGATTTGCGCAGCCTCACCCGCTTCAATGGCAAGCCGGCAGTGCTGGTAGGCATTGTGCGGGTGGCCAACAGCAACACCGTGGCGCTGAGCGACGCGGTGGTCCAGCGGGTGGAGCAGCATATCCGCCCGGCGCTGCCGCCAGGCATCACCCTGACGCTGGCCGCCAACGACGCCAGCTTTGTGGTGGAGATGATCGACGCGCTGAAAGACCATCTGTTTGAAGGCACGCTGCTGGCCGGGCTGATTGTCTGGCTGTTTTTGCGCAGCCTGCGCTCGACGCTGATTATTTCGCTGGCCATTCCGGTGTCGCTGCTGGGGGCGGTGGCGGTGATGTATTTTCTTGGCTACACCTTTAATACCGTCACCCTGCTGGGCCTGCTGCTGCTGATTGGCGTGGTGGTCGATGATGCGATTGTGGTGCTGGAAAACATCCACCGCCTGCGCGAGGCCGGGCATGACAACCCAATCGAGGCAGCGATTCTGGGCAGCCAGCAGGTGGTGTTTGCGGTGATTGCCGCCACCTTGTCGCTGGTGGCGATTTTTGTGCCGGTGGCATTTCTGGGCGGGATTGTGGGCCGGCTGTTCAATTCGTTTGCGCTGGTGGTGGCCAGTGGCGTGCTGGTGTCGCTGTTTGTGTCGGTGACGCTGACGCCGATGCTGTGCAGCCGTTTCCTCAAGGTGGAAAAACAGCATGGCCGGCTGTACACCACGCTGGAAAGCGGCTTTCGCTGGCTGGAAGATGGCTATCGCCAGGTGCTGGACTGGACATTGCGCCATCGCGGCAAGGTGCTGCTGGCAGCGGTGCTGACCATTGTGGCCAGCGTGGGCGTGTTCATGCTGCTCAAGGCCGAGTTTTTGCCGGAAGAAGACGAAAGCCGCTTCCTGATCAATATCAAAACCCCGATTGGCGCGTCGATTCATTACAACGACAGCAAAAGCCGTGAAGTGGAGGCGATCTTGTTGCGCCACCGCGAAGTGCGCAATCTGCTGACCATCATTGGCGGTGTCAGCGGCAGCCAGGTGAACCAGACCACCTTTGTGGTGCGCCTGATTCCGCGACATGCGCGCAGCCTGCGCCAGGGCGAACTGCTGGCCATGGTGCGCAAGGAGCTATCTGCCGTGCCCGGCATCCGCGCCTCGGCGTTTCCGATTCCCCGCGTGGGGGAAAGTCGCGGCGGCAAGCTACAGTTTGCCGTGGTTGGGCCGAATTTACAGGAAGTGGCGCAGTACGCCGATGCCCTGATGCGCCAGCTGGGCCGCCAGCCCAGCATTGGCCGGCTGGACATCGACCTGGACCTGGAACAGCCGCAGCTGTCGTTCGACATCGATCGCGCCGCTGCCGCACGGGTGGGGGTGTCTACTGAAAGCATTGCCAGCGCGCTCAACCTGCTGACTGCCGGCAGTAATGTGGCGAAATTCTCCGATGGTGACGGCGAGCGTTACGATGTGCGGGTGAAGGCCGCCGACTTGGCCATTGGCCGCGCCGAAGACCTGAATGCGATTTATCTGCGCAGCCAGAACGGCGAGCTGGTGCGGCTGGATGCCGTGGTGCGAGTCAAGCGCACGCTGGGGCCCACGGTGATTGCCCGGCAAAACCTGCAATACGCGGCTAATCTGAAAGGCTCGCCCAGCGTGGCGCTGGCCGAAGCGGTGCAGACGGTGCAGGCCGCCGCCGCAGAAACCCTGCCGCCCGGTTATCGGGTGGAAATGCAGGGTGAAGCCCGCGAGCTGGCGCAAGGCGGGGGCCAGGCCGGATTTATTTTTGGGTTGGCGTCGTTGTTGCTGTATATGATTCTGGCCAGCCAGTTCAATTCGTTTGTTCAGCCGGCCATCATCATGCTGGCTGAGCCGCTGGCGGTGGTGGGCGGGCTGCTGCTGCTGTGGCTGACCGGGCATACGCTGAATGTGTATTCGATGATCGGGCTGATCCTGCTGATTGGCCTGGTGGCCAAAAATTCGATTTTGCTGGTGGATGTGACCAACCAGTTCCGCGCCGACGGCTATGCGGTGGATGCTGCGCTGAAGGCCAGCTGCCCGCTGCGGCTGCGTCCGGTGCTGATGACCTCGCTGACGGTGATTCTGGCCATGCTGCCGGCGGCGCTGGGTTTTGGCGCGGGAGCCGAAACCAATGGCCCACTGGCGGTGGCGGTGATTGGCGGGATGATCAGCTCCACCCTGCTGACCCTGGCCGTGGTGCCAGCGGCGTATTCGCTGCTGGAAGGCCGGCGCATGCCATCAGCGTGA
- the ahpF gene encoding alkyl hydroperoxide reductase subunit F produces the protein MLDDTIQSQLKAYLERLQRPIELIASLDDSASSQEMHSLLTDIAALSDKVSLRTDGSNARRPSFAVAQPGETPRIHFAGLPMGHEFTSLVLALLQTGGHPPKVEQAVIDQIKALPGEFQFETFISLSCHNCPDVVQALNLMAVLNPGVTSTMIDGALFQDEVNARQIMAVPTVYLNGAEFGQGRMSVEEVLAKVDTGASARAAAEIGQKAPFDVLVVGGGPAGAAAAIYAARKGIRTGVLAERFGGQVMDTLGIENFISVKETEGPKLAMALEQHVKEYDVDVMNLQRATKLLPASQAGGLIEVQLDNGAALKSRSVILATGARWREMGVPGEKDYKAKGVCFCPHCDGPLFKGKRVAVIGGGNSGVEAAIDLAGIVSHVTLLEFADTLRADAVLQNKLNSLANVTVIKSAQTTEVTGDGQKVNGLSYKDRVSEAIKHIELEGIFVQIGLLPATDWLKDSVELSRFGEIVIDAKGQTSVPGVFAAGDCTTAPYKQIIIAMGSGATASLSAFDHLIRTSAPA, from the coding sequence ATGCTCGACGATACCATCCAGAGCCAGCTCAAAGCCTACCTCGAACGCCTGCAACGCCCGATTGAACTGATTGCCAGCCTGGACGACAGCGCCAGCAGCCAGGAAATGCACAGCCTGCTGACCGACATCGCCGCCCTGTCGGACAAGGTCAGCCTGCGCACCGACGGCAGCAATGCTCGCCGCCCGTCGTTTGCCGTGGCGCAGCCAGGCGAAACCCCGCGCATCCACTTTGCCGGCCTGCCGATGGGCCATGAGTTCACCTCGCTGGTGCTGGCGCTCTTGCAGACCGGCGGCCACCCACCCAAGGTTGAGCAGGCGGTGATCGACCAGATCAAGGCGCTGCCGGGTGAATTCCAGTTTGAGACGTTTATCTCGCTGTCCTGCCACAACTGCCCGGACGTGGTGCAGGCACTCAACCTGATGGCTGTGCTCAACCCCGGCGTGACCAGCACCATGATCGACGGCGCGCTGTTCCAGGACGAAGTCAACGCCCGCCAGATCATGGCGGTGCCCACGGTCTATCTCAATGGTGCCGAGTTTGGCCAGGGCCGCATGAGCGTGGAAGAAGTGCTGGCCAAGGTGGACACCGGTGCCAGCGCCCGTGCCGCTGCCGAAATCGGCCAGAAAGCCCCGTTTGACGTGCTGGTGGTGGGCGGCGGCCCAGCGGGTGCCGCTGCGGCTATCTACGCTGCGCGCAAGGGCATCCGCACTGGCGTGCTGGCCGAGCGCTTTGGCGGCCAGGTGATGGACACCCTGGGCATCGAGAACTTCATCTCGGTAAAAGAAACCGAAGGCCCCAAGTTGGCCATGGCGCTGGAACAGCACGTCAAGGAATACGACGTGGACGTGATGAACCTGCAACGCGCCACCAAACTGCTGCCCGCCAGCCAAGCCGGTGGCCTGATTGAAGTGCAGCTGGATAACGGCGCGGCGCTGAAATCGCGTTCGGTGATTCTGGCCACCGGCGCACGCTGGCGCGAAATGGGCGTGCCCGGCGAAAAAGACTACAAAGCCAAGGGCGTGTGTTTCTGCCCGCACTGCGACGGCCCGCTGTTCAAGGGCAAGCGCGTGGCGGTGATCGGCGGTGGCAACTCCGGCGTCGAAGCGGCCATTGACCTGGCCGGCATCGTCAGCCACGTCACCCTGCTGGAATTTGCCGACACCCTGCGCGCCGACGCCGTGTTGCAGAACAAGCTCAACAGCCTGGCCAACGTCACCGTGATCAAGTCGGCGCAAACCACCGAAGTGACCGGCGATGGCCAGAAGGTCAACGGCCTGAGCTACAAAGACCGCGTCAGCGAAGCAATCAAGCACATCGAGCTGGAAGGCATTTTTGTGCAAATCGGCCTGCTGCCGGCCACCGACTGGCTGAAGGACAGCGTGGAACTGAGCCGCTTTGGCGAAATCGTCATCGACGCCAAGGGCCAGACCAGCGTGCCCGGCGTGTTTGCCGCCGGCGACTGCACCACCGCGCCGTACAAGCAGATCATTATCGCCATGGGCAGCGGTGCCACCGCCTCGCTGTCGGCGTTTGATCATCTGATCCGCACCTCGGCCCCGGCCTGA
- the ahpC gene encoding alkyl hydroperoxide reductase subunit C has translation MSLINTQVQPFKAQAFHNGKFIEVTEESLKGKWSVLIFMPAAFTFNCPTEIEDAANNYAEFQAAGAEVYIVTTDTHFSHKVWHETSPAVSKAQFPLVGDPTHALTNAFGVHIPEEGLALRGTFIINPDGVIKTLEIHSNEIARDVSETLRKLKAAQYTASHPGEVCPAKWKEGAKTLAPSLDLVGKI, from the coding sequence ATGTCCCTCATCAATACCCAGGTTCAACCGTTCAAGGCCCAAGCTTTCCACAACGGCAAGTTCATTGAGGTCACCGAAGAAAGCCTGAAGGGCAAATGGTCCGTGCTGATTTTCATGCCGGCCGCCTTCACCTTCAACTGCCCGACCGAAATCGAAGACGCCGCCAACAACTACGCCGAATTCCAGGCTGCCGGTGCTGAAGTGTACATCGTCACCACCGACACCCATTTCTCGCACAAGGTCTGGCACGAAACCTCCCCGGCAGTGAGCAAGGCCCAGTTCCCGCTGGTGGGCGACCCAACCCACGCCCTGACCAACGCCTTTGGCGTGCACATTCCGGAAGAAGGCCTGGCGCTGCGCGGCACCTTCATCATCAACCCGGACGGCGTGATCAAGACCCTGGAAATCCACTCCAACGAAATCGCCCGCGACGTGTCGGAAACCCTGCGCAAGCTGAAGGCCGCCCAGTACACCGCCTCCCACCCGGGTGAAGTGTGCCCGGCCAAGTGGAAAGAAGGCGCAAAAACCCTGGCTCCGTCGCTGGACCTGGTTGGCAAGATCTAA
- a CDS encoding DUF342 domain-containing protein translates to MSEYDDAPESPFGLTMKETDAGELRLMFEPDDFRFKIDATGLRHMAIEKGFGELDFDENALAVAAQHIGKNEAFVSTIANRRNAEYRVYISADRLVAQLQVTPSYGGTPISVDAARKELEKARVMYGMDEAAFQSALTNKLGEPVTVAKGIAPVPGKDTRFEPLVDVNRERVPRAGEDGRVNWRDLGDIPMVSPGDVLMRRHPPLQGTPGRDIFDNVLTAPDGKNLDYPYRLEGVERDPNDGDLLRATSTGQPVLMRDSVKVEPVIKMPGVNVSTGNVTFVGSLVINGDVQSGMHVKVDGDVTVNGTVEAATIEAGGSITVQGGIVGQNSQQRDANGGSSTSLHAKANVRAKYAENAVIIAEQSVYIDEAAIECDITALNRVEIGTRGRRKGYIMGGRVRATLGIKAEYLGGPGSRQTRVQVGVNPLLQQRIDEKKAQIAALAKEEADLNKLIRFLADKPDKQDVVVKAQNTMRRLLDRRRECFAEERALVADANLSESAKVEISAGVYSGSTVNIGKQSTFVTEDTGFGVFRLEENQLIFSKT, encoded by the coding sequence ATGAGTGAATACGACGACGCCCCGGAATCTCCCTTTGGTTTGACCATGAAGGAAACCGACGCTGGCGAATTGCGCCTGATGTTTGAACCGGATGACTTCCGCTTCAAGATCGACGCCACCGGCTTGCGGCACATGGCCATCGAAAAAGGCTTTGGCGAGCTGGATTTTGACGAAAACGCGCTGGCGGTGGCCGCACAGCATATCGGCAAAAACGAAGCCTTTGTGTCCACCATCGCCAACCGGCGCAACGCGGAATACCGGGTGTACATCTCGGCAGACCGGCTGGTGGCGCAGTTGCAGGTCACGCCATCGTATGGCGGCACGCCCATTTCGGTGGATGCGGCGCGCAAGGAGCTGGAAAAAGCCCGGGTGATGTACGGCATGGATGAAGCGGCGTTTCAGTCGGCGCTGACCAACAAGCTGGGCGAGCCTGTCACTGTGGCCAAGGGCATTGCCCCGGTGCCAGGCAAGGACACCCGTTTTGAGCCGCTGGTGGATGTCAACCGCGAGCGAGTGCCGCGCGCGGGTGAGGATGGCCGGGTGAACTGGCGCGATCTGGGCGATATCCCCATGGTGTCGCCGGGCGATGTGCTGATGCGTCGTCATCCACCCCTGCAAGGCACGCCTGGCCGCGATATCTTTGACAATGTGCTGACCGCCCCGGACGGCAAGAATCTGGACTACCCCTACCGGCTGGAAGGCGTGGAGCGCGACCCCAACGACGGCGATCTGCTGCGCGCCACCTCCACTGGCCAGCCGGTGCTGATGCGCGATTCGGTGAAGGTGGAGCCCGTGATCAAGATGCCGGGGGTGAATGTCAGCACTGGCAATGTCACGTTTGTCGGCAGCCTGGTGATCAATGGCGATGTGCAAAGCGGCATGCATGTGAAGGTAGACGGCGATGTGACGGTGAATGGCACGGTGGAAGCCGCCACCATCGAGGCCGGGGGCAGCATCACTGTGCAGGGCGGCATTGTCGGGCAGAACAGCCAGCAGCGCGACGCCAATGGCGGCTCCAGCACCAGCCTGCACGCCAAGGCCAATGTGCGGGCCAAGTACGCCGAAAACGCGGTGATCATTGCCGAGCAGTCGGTGTATATCGACGAAGCGGCGATTGAATGCGACATCACCGCGCTGAACCGGGTGGAAATCGGCACCCGTGGCCGGCGCAAGGGTTACATCATGGGTGGCCGGGTGCGCGCCACGCTGGGCATCAAGGCCGAATACCTGGGCGGGCCGGGCAGCCGGCAAACGCGGGTGCAGGTGGGGGTGAACCCGCTGCTGCAACAGCGCATCGACGAGAAAAAAGCCCAGATTGCCGCGCTGGCCAAGGAAGAAGCCGACCTGAACAAGCTGATCCGCTTTCTGGCGGACAAGCCGGACAAGCAGGATGTGGTGGTCAAGGCGCAAAACACCATGCGCCGCCTGCTCGACCGCCGGCGCGAATGCTTTGCCGAAGAGCGTGCGCTGGTGGCCGATGCCAATCTGTCGGAGTCGGCCAAGGTGGAGATTTCTGCCGGGGTGTATTCTGGCTCGACGGTCAACATCGGCAAACAATCGACATTTGTGACCGAAGATACCGGTTTTGGCGTGTTTCGCCTGGAAGAAAACCAGCTGATCTTCAGCAAGACCTGA
- a CDS encoding ATP-binding protein: MPLSAAHRAALKQLYTALADRVLTPDDPVYIAELNRHGDADPVADIATEIDWQAGGGVCLFTGQRGTGKSTELQRLKRELEDLGAQVFYVDLSEYLLLSKEVEISDFLVSMAGALSEQVQKKFIDTPGELGYWERFTLFLQSRVTVDEIKFKLPGAEIKAALKSDPDFKRHMQETMRGHVAQLVQDTHAFFLQTVNFIRARMGRPDDGKVVLLVDSVERVRGVGDEAMKVYESVRNLFFSHAEHLCIPGLHVVYTVPPYLSVLAAGAGGLMGGATTRRLVSTHIFKDRSREPDPDGLAILRQVIAARDPDWASLFSEAALDSLALSSGGDLREFFRLIRLCLPAVRDDSQLPLSAAAVQAAQNAARNEMLPIPDDQLAWLQRITQTHVPCLKTDAELPMLAHFLDNRMVLNYRNGSDWYDVHPLLREVVDGYAPAA; the protein is encoded by the coding sequence ATGCCCCTGTCTGCCGCCCACCGCGCCGCCCTCAAGCAGCTTTACACCGCCTTGGCCGACCGGGTGTTGACCCCGGATGACCCGGTGTATATCGCCGAGTTGAACCGCCATGGCGACGCCGACCCGGTGGCCGACATCGCCACCGAAATCGACTGGCAAGCCGGCGGGGGCGTGTGTTTGTTCACCGGCCAGCGCGGCACCGGCAAAAGCACCGAATTGCAACGGCTCAAGCGCGAGCTGGAGGATCTGGGCGCGCAGGTGTTTTATGTCGATCTGTCGGAATACCTGCTGCTCAGCAAAGAAGTTGAAATCAGTGATTTTCTGGTGTCGATGGCAGGTGCGCTGTCTGAGCAAGTGCAAAAGAAATTTATCGATACCCCTGGTGAATTGGGCTATTGGGAGCGCTTTACCCTGTTTTTGCAAAGCCGGGTGACGGTTGATGAAATCAAATTCAAACTGCCAGGCGCCGAAATCAAAGCGGCGCTGAAAAGCGACCCGGATTTCAAACGCCATATGCAGGAAACCATGCGCGGCCATGTTGCCCAACTGGTGCAGGACACGCATGCGTTTTTCTTGCAGACGGTGAATTTCATCCGTGCGCGCATGGGCCGGCCAGACGATGGCAAGGTGGTGTTGCTGGTGGATTCGGTCGAGCGGGTGCGCGGCGTGGGCGATGAGGCCATGAAGGTGTACGAAAGCGTGCGCAATCTGTTTTTCAGCCACGCCGAACACCTGTGCATTCCTGGCCTGCATGTGGTGTACACCGTGCCGCCTTATTTGTCGGTTCTGGCCGCTGGCGCAGGTGGACTGATGGGTGGTGCCACCACGCGCCGGCTGGTCAGCACCCATATTTTTAAAGATCGCAGCCGTGAGCCCGACCCGGATGGCCTGGCCATTTTGCGCCAGGTGATTGCCGCCCGCGACCCGGATTGGGCGTCGTTATTTTCAGAAGCGGCGCTGGACAGCCTGGCGCTAAGTTCAGGCGGCGATTTGCGCGAGTTCTTCCGCTTGATTCGCCTATGCCTGCCCGCAGTGCGCGATGACAGCCAGTTGCCGCTTAGCGCTGCCGCCGTGCAGGCGGCGCAAAATGCCGCACGCAATGAAATGCTGCCTATCCCGGATGACCAGCTGGCCTGGTTGCAGCGTATCACGCAAACCCACGTCCCCTGCCTGAAAACCGACGCCGAACTGCCGATGCTGGCGCATTTTCTGGATAACCGCATGGTGCTGAATTATCGCAACGGCAGCGATTGGTATGATGTTCACCCGCTGCTGCGCGAGGTGGTGGATGGCTACGCGCCCGCCGCCTGA
- a CDS encoding OmpA family protein, producing MKASQLVLSLLLAATLAACSSTSPTNTAGNGANGANGANGLNGANGENDPSAAGYVRNGVGVNGANGANGATGADGSGAYSNSALKDPRNILSKRSVYFDFDSATVKGEYKPLVEAHSTFLKKNPQRKAQIQGNTDVLGSREYNLALGQRRAESVKNMMRVLGVPEGQLEAVSYGKEKPKATGTSDADNAQNRRADVAYDGE from the coding sequence ATGAAAGCATCCCAGCTTGTATTGAGCCTGCTGCTGGCCGCCACCCTGGCCGCCTGCTCCAGCACCAGCCCCACCAACACAGCGGGTAACGGTGCCAATGGCGCAAATGGGGCCAACGGCCTGAACGGTGCCAACGGCGAAAACGACCCCAGCGCAGCAGGCTATGTGCGTAACGGCGTGGGCGTAAATGGCGCAAACGGGGCCAATGGTGCCACTGGGGCCGATGGCAGCGGGGCTTACAGCAACAGCGCGCTGAAAGATCCGCGCAATATCCTGTCCAAGCGCAGCGTGTACTTTGACTTCGACAGCGCCACGGTCAAGGGCGAATACAAGCCGCTGGTGGAAGCTCACTCCACCTTTCTGAAGAAAAACCCGCAACGCAAGGCGCAGATTCAGGGCAATACCGACGTGCTGGGCAGCCGCGAATACAACCTGGCACTGGGCCAGCGCCGCGCTGAAAGCGTGAAAAACATGATGCGCGTGCTCGGCGTGCCGGAAGGTCAGCTGGAAGCGGTCAGCTACGGCAAGGAAAAACCGAAAGCCACCGGCACCAGCGACGCTGACAACGCGCAAAACCGCCGGGCGGATGTGGCGTACGACGGCGAGTAA